Within the Legionella pneumophila subsp. pneumophila str. Philadelphia 1 genome, the region AATCCGGAACAAGTCAATATACATGGCGGGGCATGCGCTTTAGGGCATCCCATTGGTGCTTCAGGAGCTCGCATTCTGGTTACTTTAATGCATGCGCTAAAACACCAGGGTAAAAAACGCGGAATAGCTTCTTTATGTATAGGCGGTGGTGAAGCAACAGCTATGGCAATTGAGCTAATTTAACGGTTAAAGATGACCTGGGTAAAACCTTTATTTTTACCCAGGTTTTTATATTAAAACTGGTTGCTATTTTTATTTGCGACCAGATAATGTTTTACCTATCAAAACCAACTTGGTTATAACAATAATAAAGGATGTACATGCTAAGACATAGTCTCATTTACCTTCTACTAAGTATTCTTATTGTCGTATTTGCAAAATATGCCCATCTTATCGTAGTTTACATCGATATGTTTTTCACTTACGTTAATTTAAAATTAACACCTATATTCAGCCAAACAGGTTGGGGACTGATTATCAGGAAAATTCTAGTCCTTATGTTATTACCCATAATCATCGCAGGAATCCCAGCGCTAATTTACCGGGCACTCAAAGGAAAAGACATGCCCCATTTTATTGCGATTGTCTGGATAATATGGACCATCATAGTCTTGAGTGATATTTTGATTCGGTAAGGATAAAAAATGGCTAAGTTAACTACTCAAATCAATACCAGCAGTCAGGAATTCAAAAATAATCAGGCGAATATGCAAGCATTGGTTACTGATTTAAGAGAAAAAATACATCAAATCTCTCTGGGTGGAGATGAAAAAGCACGTACCAAACATCAACAACAAGGCAAACTACTTCCGAGAGAACGCTTACACCAGTTGCTGGATCCAGGTAGTCCTTTTCTTGAGCTATCTCAACTTGCTGCCTACCAAGTCTATGAAGACACAATACCCGCTGCAGGAATAATCACTGGCATTGGAAGAGTGGCAGGAAACGAATGTGTGATTGTGGTCAACGATGCCACTGTTAAAGGTGGAACATATTATCCTCTGACCGTAAAAAAACACTTAAGGGCACAAGAAATTGCATTGATAAACCATCTTCCATGCATCTATCTGGTGGATTCAGGAGGTGCCTTTCTACCGCTTCAAGATCAGGTCTTTGCCGATAAAGAACATTTTGGACGTGTTTTTTATAATCAAGCGCAAATGTCAGCATTAAATATTCCTCAAATAGCCGTGGTTATGGGATCTTGTACGGCGGGAGGAGCCTATGTACCAGCCATGGCTGATGAATCTATTATGGTCAAGAATCAGGCAACCATATTCCTTGGAGGCCCTCCTCTCGTTAAAGCAGCAACAGGAGAAGTAATCAGTGCGGAAGAATTAGGAGGAGCCGAAGTTCACTGTCGCCACTCAGGAGTATCTGATCATTATGCGGAAAATGACGCTCACGCGCTTCATTTAGCGCGAGTCGCCATTAGCAATTTAAATCGTAAAAAACCAGATTCCATTCATAGAGTGGATACAGTTCCTCCTCTTTATGATAGCGAAGATCTTACCGGAATAATTCCCACTGACCCTAGAAAGCCTTTTGATATAAGAGAAATTATTGCTCGAGTGGTAGATGGTTCAGAGTTTGATGAATTCAAAGCACTTTTTGGAACAACCCTGGTTTGCGGTTTTGCTCGCCTATATGGATATCCTATAGGGATTATTGCTAATAATGGCATACTTTTTAGTGAAAGTGCGCAAAAGGGCAGCCATTTCATAGAGCTGTGCTGTCAACGTAAAATACCACTTGTATTCCTGCAAAATATTACAGGATTTATGGTGGGCTCCAAATACGAAGCATCAGGTATTGCAAAACATGGAGCCAAAATGGTGACAGCAGTTGCCAATGCTAATGTACCCAAATTTACCATCATTGTTGGTGGAAGTTTTGGAGCAGGTAATTATGCCATGTGTGGCCGGGCATATGCTCCTCGTTTCCTATGGGCCTGGCCTAATGCACGCATCTCAGTTATGGGTGGTGAACAAGCAGCGAATGTTCTCGCGCAAATCACCAGAGAGAAATATGCAAAGCAAGGAAAAGAATGGTCACTCGAAGAAGAAGAACAATTTAAAACTCAAATGAGAAGTCAGTATGAAACTCAGGGAAATCCTTACTATGCCAGTGCCAGGCTTTGGGATGATGGGGTCATCGCGCCTCAGGATACACGCAAAATACTCGGACTTGGATTATCTGCAGCCTTAAACGCACCGATTGAGGATACTCGTTTCGGTGTATTTCGCATGTAAAAGGAAAGGAACAATAGGCATGAGTGATTTATTATATGAAATTCAAGATAAAGTAGGTTTACTTACTATGAATCGAATTAGCAAGCATAATGCGTTCGATAATCAACTGCTGACTGAAATGAGAATACGACTTGACTCCGCAATAAATGATACTAACGTTCGCGTCATAGTACTTAAAGCGAATGGAAAGCATTTTTCAGCTGGTGCTGATTTGACCTGGATGCAAAGCATGGCTAACTTTACTGAAGAAGAAAACCTGGAAGACAGTCTGGTATTAGGTAATTTAATGTATAGCATCAGTCAAAGCCCAAAACCTACTATCGCCATGGTTCAAGGTGCCGCTTTTGGTGGTGGAGCTGGATTGGCAGCAGCATGTGATATAGCCATTGCATCTACTTCAGCACGTTTTTGTTTTTCTGAAGTGAAATTAGGTCTTATTCCAGCAGTAATTAGTCCCTATGTAGTTAGAGCAATAGGTGAACGAGCGGCAAAAATGTTATTCATGAGTGCTGAAGTTTTTGATGCCACACGTGCATATTCTCTTAATTTAGTTCAGCACTGCGTCCCTGATGATACGTTGTTGGAGTTTACTCTCAAATACGCCTCGCAAATCAGTAATAATGCTCCAGAAGCGGTTAAAAACTCAAAACAACTGGCACAATACGTCGCTAATAAAAAAATAGATGAAGAACTGGTTCGCTACACTGCTTCTCTGATTGCTCATAAAAGAGTATCTGATGAGGGGCAAGAAGGGCTTAAAGCATTTCTCAATAAAGAAATACCCAACTGGAATAAAGGTTCTGGACATGTTTAATAAAATATTAATTGCTAACCGAGGCGAAATAGCCTGTCGAATCATTAAAACAGCACATTCTATGGGTATTCAGGCTATTGCCGTTTATTCAGCAGCAGATAGAAACAGCCTTCATGTGCGATTAGCTGATAGCGCTTATTATATTGGAGAAGCGCCAGCTAAAGAAAGTTATCTGAATATTGACCATATTATTCAGGCAGCTAAAGAAAGTGGAGCACAAGCCATCCATCCTGGCTATGGATTTTTATCTGAAAATCCTGATTTTGCCAAAGCCTGTGAACAAGCGGGCATTGTTTTCATCGGTCCCTCCATTAAAGCAATGGAAGCAATGGCATCCAAACAATTAGCTAAACAACTTCTTGAAAAAACGAAAGTCCCACTTACACCGGGCTATCATGGCGTTGAACAGTCTGAAGAAAAGTTGTTGAGCGAAGCTAAAAAAATTGGATTTCCAGTACTGATTAAAGCCGCTAATGGTGGTGGTGGAAAAGGAATGCGAGCAGTACATGATGAAAAAGAGTTTCATGATGCATTAGCAGGAGCCAAAAGAGAATCTATGGCCTCCTTTGCGGATGATACTATGATAATTGAACGATTAGTTCTTAATCCTCGTCATGTTGAAGTACAGATCATGGCGGATAATCATGGAAATGTTGTAAATTTGTTTGAGAGAGATTGTTCCATTCAGCGCAGGCATCAAAAAATTATCGAGGAGGCCCCTGCTCCCAATTTATTGCCCGTGCTTAGGCAAAGGCTGGCAGAAGCAGCCTGCGAAGTAGCCCGCTCCATCAACTACAGAGGAGCTGGAACAGTAGAGTTTTTGGTAGACGGTGAAGATAAATTCTACTTTATGGAAATGAATACAAGACTTCAAGTAGAACATCCTGTCACAGAAATGATTACAGGACTTGATCTTGTCGCTTGGCAGATAAAAATTGCAGCGAATGACACATTACCTTTGCTTCAAAATCAAATTCAAGCTCAAGGCCATGCAATTGAGTGCCGTATTTACGCTGAAGATCCTTATCAGGGTTTTATACCCTCTATTGGCCAACTTCAATTCTTAAAAGAACCCTCTGGCGATGGCATACGCATTGATACAGGTGTTACTTTGTCTTCAGAAATAACAAGGTATTATGATCCCATGATAGCCAAGCTGATTGCCTGGGGACATAATCGTGAAGAAGCATTACATAGATTGGAGCGTAGCCTGGCTCACTATGACATTGGCGGGGTAAAAACAAATATACCCTTTCTACGAGCCATTTGCCAACATGTAAAATTTAAAGAGGCAAAATTAAGTACTGATTTTTTAGAGAAAGAAAACATAAGCCTGCCTAAACCAGATAATGAGTTAGGTATGCTCCTGGCCATAAGTTATGATTATTTAGGTATGATTAATCGCACTACGGATCCCTTGTTGCAAGAGGCATTTGGCTGGCAAATGCATCTTTCCAGCCATTGGATATGGCGTTATCAATTGAACTCCACGATAATTGAAGCTCAGATTACACCTATAGATAATAAAAAATTTAAAGCAAAAATTGAAAACAAGGAAATGGTCATCTATGCCAGATATGACATTGACCAGCTTATTATTGAAATTGATCAAAAATCAGTGAAAGCCAGAGTAGAAAACAAAGATCACCATTTGATCTTCTATACTGACAAAGGCCAACTTTCAATCGAACGCTTCTACTGGAGTAAACTGGATGCTCAAACTTCCGCCCATAAAGGCCAGTTAACCGCGCCAATGCCTGCCACTGTCGTTGCTATTTTAAAAAATATTGGTGAACAGGTAAAAGCTGGTGAAAGCTTAATTGTACTTGAGGCAATGAAAATGGAACACACCATTCATGCTCCAATCGATGGTATATTATCAGATATTTTTTATTCTGTAGGTTCCCAAGTGAGTGAGGGAGCAGAACTGTTAGCACTTAGCGAATCGGATACTTAAGAGAATATTTATGGACTATCCTCAGCATGTGACAATAATCGAAGTAGGTCCTAGAGATGGCTTACAAAATGAGCCATCTTTTCTCCATAGTGATAAAAAAATTGAATTAATCAATTTACTCAGTCAGACAGGGCTGAAAGAGATAGAAGTCACCAGTTTTGTTTCAGCAAAAGCAATTCCACAGCTAGCTGATAATGAAGAAGTATTTCAATCTATTAATAAGACTCCCTCCATCAACTACTCTGCCCTGGTTCCAAACGAACGAGGAATGCTTAAAGCCCTGGAAATGGGAGTACAAAATATTGCAGTATTCACTGCTGCAAGTGAATTATTCAATCAACGCAATATTAATTGTTCTATTAAAGAAAGTATAGAACGCTTTAAACCTGTTTTAGCATTAGCAAAAACCAATCAAATTAGAGTGAGAGGCTATATCTCCTGCGTATTAGGCTGTCCCTATGAAGGATATATACAACCTAGTCAGGTTGTTAGTGTCACTAAAATGCTTCTTGATCTAGGCGTACACGAAATTTCGTTGGGAGATACTATTGGCGTGGGAACTCCGAGGCAAACTCAGTTGCTTCTTGATGCCATACTACCCATACTTCCAATCACACAATTAGCCATGCATTTCCACGATACTTATGGACAAGCCGTAGCAAATATTTATGCCTCCCTTGAGTATGGAGTTAACCGCTTTGACAGCTCTGTTGCGGGTCTTGGAGGTTGTCCATATGCTCGAGGTGCCAGTGGCAATGTTGCAACAGAAGATGTACTTTATTTGATGCATGGATTGGGTATTGATACAGGTATAGATATATTTAAAATTGTTGCTGCCGGAGATATGATTTGCAAAGCACTAGGGCGAAAAAATCAATCCAAAGTAGCTAATGCTATGCTAGCCAATCCATGTAATTAAGAAGCTCCATCATTATTGGCTTTGATAAGTACTAAAAATCGGAAACTTAAAGAGAAGCACCCAGTTTTGTGCTAGCCTATACTTATAAACAAATTACTGATGAAATTTTCCAGTGTAACACCCATCATTCAAAACAGAACTATGAGAGAAATTTTCATGAACGACAAAGTATGGACACCTAAAAACCCTGAACAAACAAGAATGTGGCAATTTATGGACTTTGCCGCAAAAAGGCATTGTCAAGTTTTTGAAAATTATCAAGACTTACATACCTGGTCAGTAAAGCATCCTGAATCATTCTGGGAAACTCTTTGCCTTTTCTTTAAATTGAACTTTGATACACCACCTCACCAAATTCTGAATTATTATTCTGAAATGATTGAAGCACGCTGGTTTTCAGGAGCACGCTTCAATTTCGCTCAAAAATTATTAACCCGCAGGGATAATCACCCTGCCCTAATAAGCCTTGATGAAAATGACTGCAAAAGTGTCATTAGCTATGCTGAATTATATGAAAAAGTAGCCCAATGCGCTGCTGGTCTTAAAGCAATTGGTGTCGCCACTGGCGACCGGGTGGCCGCAGTGATGCCTAATACTTCTTACACAATCATTGCCATGCTGGCAACAACTTCTTTAGGGGCAATCTGGTCATCCTGCTCACCTGACTTTGGTACCCAGGCTGCACTTGACAGGATAGGACAAATTGAACCTAAAGTACTCTTTATTTGTGATGGTCATCAATATCAAGGTAAGAAACACAGCAGCTCTGAAAAGGTCGTACAACTTACTGCTGCGATTACTTCTCTAAGACAGGTAGTAATTTGCCCAAATATTAATGAGGAAATTAATCTCGAACAACTGCCTAACACATCGTATTGGAATGATTTTATAAAACCGGTAAAAGAATGTGATTTTATTTCTCTGCCTTTTGATCATCCTGTTTATATTATGTTTTCTTCAGGAACAACAGGTAAACCTAAATGTATCGTTCATGGCGCGGGAGGTACTTTAATTCAGCATCTGAAAGAATTAGGTCTTCATTCAGATATTAAATCCGCAGACAATTTATGTTTTTATACAACGTGTGGCTGGATGATGTGGAACTGGACTGTTTCTGCTTTGGCATTGGGAGCTACCATCACTCTATATGAAGGTTCTCCAACCTACCCTACAGATAATAGAATGTTTCGACTGATAGATGAAGAAAAAGTCACTGTATTTGGAACCAGCGCCAAGTTCATATCCGCGATTGAAAAAGCCGGGGTAAAACCAAAAAGTGAATTTCAATTATCCGAGTTGCGCTGTATCTTGTCTACCGGCTCCCCTCTTCTACCTAAAAACTATGATTTCGTCTATGAACATATTAAAAAAGATCTGCAATTAAGCTCTATTTCAGGAGGGACGGATATTATTTCTTGTTTTGCATTGGGAAATCCTATTCTCCCGGTTTATAGGGGTGAATTACAATGCATTGGATTAGGTATGGAAGTTGCGGTGTATGATGAGCAAGGCCATTCAATCAAACAAAAACGTGGTGAGTTGGTTTGCACCAAACCCTTCCCTTCCATGCCAGTCTGTTTTTGGAATGATAAGGATAGACAAGCATATAAACATGCTTATTTTGAGCGCTTCCCAGGGGTGTGGGCACATGGCGATTTCGCTGAAATAACTGCCCACAATGGATTAATTATCCATGGACGTTCCGACGCTATATTAAATCCGGGAGGAGTTCGTATAGGAACAGCTGAAATTTACAGACAAGTTGAAAAAGTAGATGATGTTGTTGATAGTATAGTCATTGGGCAAGATTGGCAGGATGATGTACGAGTTGTTTTATTCGTTAAGTTGCGTGAGGGGAAAAAACTGGATGATGAATTAATCAATCTGATTAAAACAACCATTAGAAAAAATGCCTCACCACGACATGTGCCAGCTAAAATACTACAAGTCCCAGACATTCCTAAAACTCTTAGCGGGAAAGTAGTGGAGCTCGCCGTCAGGCAAGTTGTTCATGGTCAATCAGTAAGTAACTTACAGTCTTTGGCAAACCCTCAAGCATTAGAATATTTTAAAGACAGGAACGAATTGAAAAGCTAAAATTGCGTGAAAATAGCTATTTTCAGCACGAATCCACATTAAAATTCATCTCATATCAACCAATAGAAAGGGCAACTGCAAGAGTTGCCCTTTCATGTAAATACTTGTTATTTGAATATTATTTGAATGAAAAAATTTAATAATCCTCATAATTTGAGGAAAACTCATTTACCCGAATACTTTAAAACCATCCCCTAATTTACAATTCATTTGATAACTTCCTAATCGCTCATAACTACTTGCATTCAGCACAGTGGTTTTAATTGAAGCATCACCCTCAGAATCTAAATTAAACTTACTGTAATCAAACATAGGTGTACCGCGAGCCAGCGGATCATCAAGAGTAAAATGCCTATCTGAGGCTGTAACACGGCTATCACCGATTACCATAACTGCATTCGGAGTAACTGAAACTATTGCAGAGTTCAATGGCATTTCCGAAGTACATTTTTTTAAGTTAATTACAAAAGTGATTCGCTTTCCTTCAGCTATAGCGTCTACTATATTTTGAAAAGTGTTTAATTCTACTGCTGCCTGCGCTGTGAATGAGCACAAGGTAAAAACTGCTAAAAACATCTTTTTCATGAATAATGTTCCTTGTATTAAAACCGGCTTAAGGTTGCCAATAAGAATTTATCTTGTCAATCCTCAACCAAAATAATTATTTTCAGACCGAATGACACCGCGAATCTGGTTAATGCGAATTATCTCTTTTTATATAAACCAAAAGCCAACCAATAATCATGAAAAACAAATCGAGATACTCAACAGAATTAAGATTTTTCTTTGTTTATGAATCCAGTTTGTGTATACTTGTGCATAGCGTCGATTTGAAACACAGCTTGCGGACGCTCAAAAGATTTATTCCTCTGTTTAAGAACATGAAAACTCTAAAATCGAGGTAAAATGCAATTTTTGCTTTTTATTAAGAATTATTGTTTTCCAGTGCTGCAGATATCTTTTGAAAATACGGCTAAAGCGGTTGCTTTCTAATCCCCACTTTATGCCCCGCAAGCGATATTCCCAGGTTATAGTAATGATTGAATTATGTGGGCTAAAAAAATCTTTCTCTGGTAAACTCGCCTTAAACGATATTAATTTATTTATTCAGGAAGGTGAAATTTTTGGAGTTATAGGGAAAAGCGGGGCAGGAAAATCAACATTACTGCGTTGCATCAATATATTGGAAAAACCTGACGAAGGTGAAGTCGTTATTGATGGGCAGAATCTGATGAGCCTTTCCAGAAAAGATTTAGCCTTGGCACGTCATAAAATTGCCATGATCTTCCAACATTTTAATTTGCTAAATTCAAAAACTGTTTTTGATAACATAGCCCTTCCGATGAGAATTCAAGGTATAGACGAAGAGTCGATCAAACAGAAAATTGAAGAGTTGCTTCCTGTTGTCGAGTTAACAGATAAGAAAGATGCTTTCCCCTCACAACTTAGTGGTGGGCAAAAACAAAGAGTAGCAATTGCACGAGCACTAAGTTGTTCTCCCAAAGTTCTATTATGTGATGAAGCCACTTCAGCCCTCGATCCTGCAACTACTGACGCCATATTATCACTACTAAAAAAAATCAATGAATTGTATGGAATTACTATTGTCTTGATTACTCACGAAATGGATGTCGTAAAACGTATATGCCAAAGACTGTCTGTCATGGTCGATGGCAAGATTGTTGAAACTACTGCTTTATCTAATATTTTCAATAAGCCAGAGAGTCTCGCTCGCAAAATGCTTTACGCACAAATTAGCCCTGAACTCCCAACCTGCCTTACTCGCAGGCTGGCGGACTATGCTACTGAAAAACCTCTCGTGAGATTATTTTTTCAGGGCGAGGAAGCAACGGTACCTTTTATTAGCCAAACCAGCAGAGAATTAAACATGGACATCAATATTCTACTGGCAAATATTGATCGTTTCGATGGAGTGACTTGTGGTGTTTTGGTTGTTGAATTAACAGCGAATCCATTATTGCTTGAAGCATTTATCAATCGTTGCGAACAAGCTGGTATTACTGTGGAGGTTTTAGGCTATGTCCTACCAGATGGTTTATGATTTACTTAACGCAACAGGAGAAACACTGTATATGGTGTTTTTTAGTACTCTATTTGCAGTACTCCTTGGCTTGCCTTTAGGTATATTGCTGTACTCATCATCTCGGATAAAACCAAACATTAAATTGAATAAAATTTTATCTGCTCTGATTAATATTTTCCGTTCCATCCCTTTTATCATTTTACTTGTTGCAATTATACCATTCACCAGGCTAATTGTTGGTACCAGCATAGGGATCAATGCAGCAATCGTTCCATTAACAGTTGGTGCGACTCCTTTTTTTGCAAGGCTAGTTGATAATGTTCTCCAATCGTTACCCCTTGGTCTTATAGAAACCGGTTATTCAATGGGAGCTAACACACGCCAAATTATTTTACATATCATATTACCTGAGGCACAATCAGGATTAATTCATTCCATTACAGTAACAGCAATCACTCTGATTAATTATTCAGCCATGGCAGGAGCTGTGGGTGCCGGAGGATTAGGTACATTAGCGATTAACTATGGTTATCAACGCTTTAATGCTGGCATTATGATAGCTACTGTGATTGTATTAATTATTTTGGTCCAACTGATACAAATGGTTGGAGACTACTTGGCCAAACGTTGTACACATTATTAATTGGGAGGTTCAATGAGAATTTTAAGTTGTTTGGTTTTAATCATTAGCCTGGTAGCTTGCAGTAGTAAGCCAGCTCCCAATACCTTGGTCATCGGCACAATTGCTGGCCCTGAAACAGAACTTATTGAAACAGCAAAACAAGTTGCTGAAAAAGAGTATGGGCTCAACATAAAAATTGTTGAATTTAATGATTATAATTTGCCCAATGAAGCACTGCAAGATGGCAGTCTAGATGCTAATGTTTACCAACATTTACCTTATTTAAAAGCTGCTATACTGTCCCATGGTTATGATTTGCAGGCAATCGGCAGAACCTTCGTTTATCCAATGGGTATTTATTCGAAGAAATATAAAACACTCAGTGAATTACCTGAGAATGGAATAATTGCAGTCCCTAATGACCCTAGTAATGAGATGCGCGCCTTCTTGTTATTGGAGAAAGCTCATTTAATTACTCTTAAAAATACAACGAATAGCGGTATTCAAGATATCGAAAG harbors:
- a CDS encoding hydroxymethylglutaryl-CoA lyase codes for the protein MDYPQHVTIIEVGPRDGLQNEPSFLHSDKKIELINLLSQTGLKEIEVTSFVSAKAIPQLADNEEVFQSINKTPSINYSALVPNERGMLKALEMGVQNIAVFTAASELFNQRNINCSIKESIERFKPVLALAKTNQIRVRGYISCVLGCPYEGYIQPSQVVSVTKMLLDLGVHEISLGDTIGVGTPRQTQLLLDAILPILPITQLAMHFHDTYGQAVANIYASLEYGVNRFDSSVAGLGGCPYARGASGNVATEDVLYLMHGLGIDTGIDIFKIVAAGDMICKALGRKNQSKVANAMLANPCN
- a CDS encoding methionine ABC transporter ATP-binding protein translates to MIELCGLKKSFSGKLALNDINLFIQEGEIFGVIGKSGAGKSTLLRCINILEKPDEGEVVIDGQNLMSLSRKDLALARHKIAMIFQHFNLLNSKTVFDNIALPMRIQGIDEESIKQKIEELLPVVELTDKKDAFPSQLSGGQKQRVAIARALSCSPKVLLCDEATSALDPATTDAILSLLKKINELYGITIVLITHEMDVVKRICQRLSVMVDGKIVETTALSNIFNKPESLARKMLYAQISPELPTCLTRRLADYATEKPLVRLFFQGEEATVPFISQTSRELNMDINILLANIDRFDGVTCGVLVVELTANPLLLEAFINRCEQAGITVEVLGYVLPDGL
- a CDS encoding methionine ABC transporter permease codes for the protein MSYQMVYDLLNATGETLYMVFFSTLFAVLLGLPLGILLYSSSRIKPNIKLNKILSALINIFRSIPFIILLVAIIPFTRLIVGTSIGINAAIVPLTVGATPFFARLVDNVLQSLPLGLIETGYSMGANTRQIILHIILPEAQSGLIHSITVTAITLINYSAMAGAVGAGGLGTLAINYGYQRFNAGIMIATVIVLIILVQLIQMVGDYLAKRCTHY
- a CDS encoding MetQ/NlpA family ABC transporter substrate-binding protein → MRILSCLVLIISLVACSSKPAPNTLVIGTIAGPETELIETAKQVAEKEYGLNIKIVEFNDYNLPNEALQDGSLDANVYQHLPYLKAAILSHGYDLQAIGRTFVYPMGIYSKKYKTLSELPENGIIAVPNDPSNEMRAFLLLEKAHLITLKNTTNSGIQDIESNPKQFKFKEIDAAQLPRVLPDVDAAVINTTFALPAGLSPSKDALFTEGKDSPYANIIVIRRDTEKRPQLELFVKALNSEEVKEKAKKLFGEDAIPAW
- a CDS encoding enoyl-CoA hydratase-related protein, with the translated sequence MSDLLYEIQDKVGLLTMNRISKHNAFDNQLLTEMRIRLDSAINDTNVRVIVLKANGKHFSAGADLTWMQSMANFTEEENLEDSLVLGNLMYSISQSPKPTIAMVQGAAFGGGAGLAAACDIAIASTSARFCFSEVKLGLIPAVISPYVVRAIGERAAKMLFMSAEVFDATRAYSLNLVQHCVPDDTLLEFTLKYASQISNNAPEAVKNSKQLAQYVANKKIDEELVRYTASLIAHKRVSDEGQEGLKAFLNKEIPNWNKGSGHV
- a CDS encoding carboxyl transferase domain-containing protein, which codes for MAKLTTQINTSSQEFKNNQANMQALVTDLREKIHQISLGGDEKARTKHQQQGKLLPRERLHQLLDPGSPFLELSQLAAYQVYEDTIPAAGIITGIGRVAGNECVIVVNDATVKGGTYYPLTVKKHLRAQEIALINHLPCIYLVDSGGAFLPLQDQVFADKEHFGRVFYNQAQMSALNIPQIAVVMGSCTAGGAYVPAMADESIMVKNQATIFLGGPPLVKAATGEVISAEELGGAEVHCRHSGVSDHYAENDAHALHLARVAISNLNRKKPDSIHRVDTVPPLYDSEDLTGIIPTDPRKPFDIREIIARVVDGSEFDEFKALFGTTLVCGFARLYGYPIGIIANNGILFSESAQKGSHFIELCCQRKIPLVFLQNITGFMVGSKYEASGIAKHGAKMVTAVANANVPKFTIIVGGSFGAGNYAMCGRAYAPRFLWAWPNARISVMGGEQAANVLAQITREKYAKQGKEWSLEEEEQFKTQMRSQYETQGNPYYASARLWDDGVIAPQDTRKILGLGLSAALNAPIEDTRFGVFRM
- a CDS encoding acetoacetate--CoA ligase, with product MNDKVWTPKNPEQTRMWQFMDFAAKRHCQVFENYQDLHTWSVKHPESFWETLCLFFKLNFDTPPHQILNYYSEMIEARWFSGARFNFAQKLLTRRDNHPALISLDENDCKSVISYAELYEKVAQCAAGLKAIGVATGDRVAAVMPNTSYTIIAMLATTSLGAIWSSCSPDFGTQAALDRIGQIEPKVLFICDGHQYQGKKHSSSEKVVQLTAAITSLRQVVICPNINEEINLEQLPNTSYWNDFIKPVKECDFISLPFDHPVYIMFSSGTTGKPKCIVHGAGGTLIQHLKELGLHSDIKSADNLCFYTTCGWMMWNWTVSALALGATITLYEGSPTYPTDNRMFRLIDEEKVTVFGTSAKFISAIEKAGVKPKSEFQLSELRCILSTGSPLLPKNYDFVYEHIKKDLQLSSISGGTDIISCFALGNPILPVYRGELQCIGLGMEVAVYDEQGHSIKQKRGELVCTKPFPSMPVCFWNDKDRQAYKHAYFERFPGVWAHGDFAEITAHNGLIIHGRSDAILNPGGVRIGTAEIYRQVEKVDDVVDSIVIGQDWQDDVRVVLFVKLREGKKLDDELINLIKTTIRKNASPRHVPAKILQVPDIPKTLSGKVVELAVRQVVHGQSVSNLQSLANPQALEYFKDRNELKS
- a CDS encoding VirK family protein, coding for MKKMFLAVFTLCSFTAQAAVELNTFQNIVDAIAEGKRITFVINLKKCTSEMPLNSAIVSVTPNAVMVIGDSRVTASDRHFTLDDPLARGTPMFDYSKFNLDSEGDASIKTTVLNASSYERLGSYQMNCKLGDGFKVFG
- a CDS encoding acetyl/propionyl/methylcrotonyl-CoA carboxylase subunit alpha gives rise to the protein MFNKILIANRGEIACRIIKTAHSMGIQAIAVYSAADRNSLHVRLADSAYYIGEAPAKESYLNIDHIIQAAKESGAQAIHPGYGFLSENPDFAKACEQAGIVFIGPSIKAMEAMASKQLAKQLLEKTKVPLTPGYHGVEQSEEKLLSEAKKIGFPVLIKAANGGGGKGMRAVHDEKEFHDALAGAKRESMASFADDTMIIERLVLNPRHVEVQIMADNHGNVVNLFERDCSIQRRHQKIIEEAPAPNLLPVLRQRLAEAACEVARSINYRGAGTVEFLVDGEDKFYFMEMNTRLQVEHPVTEMITGLDLVAWQIKIAANDTLPLLQNQIQAQGHAIECRIYAEDPYQGFIPSIGQLQFLKEPSGDGIRIDTGVTLSSEITRYYDPMIAKLIAWGHNREEALHRLERSLAHYDIGGVKTNIPFLRAICQHVKFKEAKLSTDFLEKENISLPKPDNELGMLLAISYDYLGMINRTTDPLLQEAFGWQMHLSSHWIWRYQLNSTIIEAQITPIDNKKFKAKIENKEMVIYARYDIDQLIIEIDQKSVKARVENKDHHLIFYTDKGQLSIERFYWSKLDAQTSAHKGQLTAPMPATVVAILKNIGEQVKAGESLIVLEAMKMEHTIHAPIDGILSDIFYSVGSQVSEGAELLALSESDT